The following DNA comes from Streptomyces sp. NBC_00273.
GCAGCAGGCACAGGGCGGTCGCGGTGCCCGCGTAGAGCAGGGAGCGAAGGAACTGCGGGTAGTACTCGGTGAAGGCGTCCCAGTAGGTCCCGAAGTGCCAGGTGACCTGGAAGCCCTCTTCGAGGGAGCCGGTCTGCACCGAGGTGGAGGCCTGGTAGACCATCGGCAGTACGAAGAACACCAGCAGCCACAGGATGCCGGGGAGCAGCAGCCAGTACGGGACCAGCCGCTTGCGCAGGGACGCCTTGTGCACCGGGGGTTCGGTGGAGGCGGGCGCCTGGGGCGGCGCCGCGGTGGTCGTCATGCGCCCTCCTCCACCGTCTCGATGCCCGCGTCGATGTCCTGGGCCGCGTCGAGGCCGAAGGTGTGCTCCGGGTTCCAGTGCAGGACCACCTCGGCGCCCGGCACGAGGCGGCTGTCGCGCTCGATGTTCTGGACGTAGACCTCGAGCTCGGGGCAGACGGGGCTGTCGATGACGAACTGGGTGGAGACTCCGATGAAGGAGGAGGCGGCTATGCGGCCGGTGATCTTGTTCCGGCCCGTCGCGATGGCGTCCTCCTCCTCGACCGGGACCAGGGACACCTTCTCCGGGCGCACACCGACCAGCAGCTTTCCGCCGGCGCGGGGCGTGGTCGAACATCGGGCGGCGGGCAGCCTGAGGGTGGTGCCGGAGGCAGAGACGACAACGTCGGAGCCGGCGGATTCCACCGACGCCTCGATGAGGTTCGAGGTGCCGAGGAAGTTGGCCACGAAGGTGGTGCCCGGGTTCTCGTACAGCTCGGCGGGGGCGCCCAGCTGCTCGACGCGGCCGCCGTTCATCACGGCGACGGTGTCGGCCATGGTCATGGCCTCCTCCTGGTCGTGCGTGACGTGCACGAAGGTGATGCCGACCTCGGTCTGGATCCGCTTGAGCTCCAGCTGCATCTGGCGGCGCAGCTTGAGGTCGAGGGCGCCGAGCGGCTCGTCGAGGAGGAGCACCTGGGGGTGGTTGATCAGGGCACGGGCGACGGCGACGCGCTGCTGCTGACCACCGGAGAGCTGGTGCGGCTTGCGCTGGGCGAACTGGCCGAGCTGGACCAGCTCCAGCATGTCGTCGACCTGCTTCTTGACCGACTTGATGCCGCGGCGGCGCAGCCCGAAGGCGACGTTCTCGAAGATGCTCAGGTGCGGGAAGAGCGCGTAGCTCTGGAAGACCGTGTTGACCGGGCGCTTGTACGGCTGCAGGTCGGTGACCTCCCGGTCGCCGAGGTGCACCGTGCCGGTGGAGGGTTCCTCCAGGCCGGCGATCATGCGCAGCGTGGTGGTCTTCCCGCAGCCCGAGGCGCCGAGCAGGGCGAAGAAGGAGCCCTGGGGGATGGTCAGGTCCAGCGGGTGCACGGCGGTGAAGGTGCCGTAGTGCTTGCTGATCCCGGAGAGGCGGACATCGCCGCCCGCGGTCTTGTCAGTCATGAATGGTCCCGGGGTTGGGTGGGGCAAGGGGTCGAAGGCTCGGCGGAACGGGCCGGTCCGCGCCGCCGCCGGAGGGGTCCGGCGGCGGCGCCGCGGTCCGGCGGGATCGGCTCGCCGCGGGGCGTGCGTCAGGCGCCGATGAGCTTGGCGAACTTCTCTTCGTACGCCGTCTCTTCCTCGCTGGTGAGGGAGCGGAAGGCGTGGGCCTTGGCGGCCATCGCCTTGTCCGGGACGATCAAGGGGTTGTCCGCGAGCGCGGGGTCGATCTTGGCCAGCTCGTCCTTGACGCCCTCGACCGGGCAGACGTAGCTGATGTACGCGGCCAGCTGGGCGGCGATCTCGGGCTCGTAGTAGAAGTCGATGAGCTTCTCCGCGTTGGCCTTGTGCCGGGCCTTGGCGGGGACCAGCAGGTTGTCGCTGGAGGTGATGTATCCGGGGGCCGGGATGGCGTAC
Coding sequences within:
- a CDS encoding ABC transporter ATP-binding protein, which encodes MTDKTAGGDVRLSGISKHYGTFTAVHPLDLTIPQGSFFALLGASGCGKTTTLRMIAGLEEPSTGTVHLGDREVTDLQPYKRPVNTVFQSYALFPHLSIFENVAFGLRRRGIKSVKKQVDDMLELVQLGQFAQRKPHQLSGGQQQRVAVARALINHPQVLLLDEPLGALDLKLRRQMQLELKRIQTEVGITFVHVTHDQEEAMTMADTVAVMNGGRVEQLGAPAELYENPGTTFVANFLGTSNLIEASVESAGSDVVVSASGTTLRLPAARCSTTPRAGGKLLVGVRPEKVSLVPVEEEDAIATGRNKITGRIAASSFIGVSTQFVIDSPVCPELEVYVQNIERDSRLVPGAEVVLHWNPEHTFGLDAAQDIDAGIETVEEGA